The region TTTAGCAGTGCTTGGTATTATAGATCGCTGTAACTCAGTGTTTCCATTACAATTCTGCATATTATCTCAAGGGGCGAATAGGGTTGTGGCCGAACAAGAAGTGATTGATGGTGAGCGGCTTGCAAGTTTATTGCCTCACAGTGGTGCCATGTGTTTATTAGACAAGGTGCTTTCATGGGATGAGCGCATTATTCATTGCCGAGCTGAATCTCATCGCAACGCTAATAACCCATTGAGGGATCGAGGCATTTTACCAATACATGCCGGTATTGAGTACGCAGCGCAAGCGATGGCGATACATGGTCGCTTATGCCAAGGTCAGGAGGGTGGGCTAAAGATAGGCTACCTAGTGGTGCTAACCGGTGTTGATTGGTATTGTCCCAGGTTGGATGATTTACCAGAAGCATTAATGATCGCGGCCGAACGAGTAGTGGCGGCCAATAATGGGTTTAATTATCGCTTTAGTCTTACCCATCAGAGCAAGGTGTTATTGGAGGGACAGGCTGTGGTAGCTCTAGAGGAAAACTAAGTTCTCGATTTGGTGACCCTAAATTGTAGTATTTTGGGTCAGCGGTTTAGCTGATATACGCTGAAAGTGACTTGTAAAGTAAGTGATGTGACATCTACAGATTTTCATCAGCAGGAAACCTGTGATGAAAATCGATGTGTTACTGAATTGTGCAGATTGAGGAGCGAGACCCTCTCTGTTATAGTGTCGCGCTGCGCGAAGTACCCCC is a window of Zhongshania aliphaticivorans DNA encoding:
- a CDS encoding hydroxymyristoyl-ACP dehydratase translates to MAEQEVIDGERLASLLPHSGAMCLLDKVLSWDERIIHCRAESHRNANNPLRDRGILPIHAGIEYAAQAMAIHGRLCQGQEGGLKIGYLVVLTGVDWYCPRLDDLPEALMIAAERVVAANNGFNYRFSLTHQSKVLLEGQAVVALEEN